One part of the Cyclobacteriaceae bacterium genome encodes these proteins:
- the chrA gene encoding chromate efflux transporter, which translates to MIRRVRYYIFLKDVLWLALTTFGGPQAHLGHFQKILVKKRNYLSSSDLMELNSLCQVLPGPSSTQTLTAIGFKIGGPNLAYLTLLVWVLPSVLFMAFAGIFLSDIQEKDLSLEFTRFIQPIAVGFVSYAAYSISLKTIHTKTGGIIMVVAALVSYFIQTPFVFPAILLVAGLVTALKFKNQPKEIKKKIEIQWSNFLLWIGVLVLAAVLGGITKARPVLLFENFYRNGSLIFGGGQALTPLLYTEFVKKESEPRRRVEFRKKEYLNHDEFLSGYAVAQSLPGPVFSFSAFIGSLSMREYGFGGELIGALMSAAGIFLPGTFLIFFVIRFWDSLKKYRAVRASLEGLTAASAGLVAAAAIILFQPLDNTFMNFAFTIGTFGILAFTRIPSPVIIICGFLLGFIL; encoded by the coding sequence TTGATCAGGCGGGTCCGATATTACATATTTCTGAAAGACGTGCTTTGGCTTGCCCTTACCACATTTGGCGGCCCTCAGGCGCACCTCGGGCACTTTCAAAAAATTTTAGTCAAAAAGCGCAACTACCTTTCTTCTTCCGATTTGATGGAGTTGAACTCACTTTGCCAGGTTTTACCTGGCCCCAGTTCAACACAAACACTTACCGCAATCGGTTTTAAGATTGGTGGCCCCAACCTCGCTTACCTTACTTTGCTGGTTTGGGTTTTACCATCGGTATTGTTTATGGCGTTTGCCGGCATTTTCCTTTCGGATATCCAGGAGAAGGATTTATCGTTGGAGTTCACCCGATTTATACAGCCAATTGCAGTGGGTTTTGTAAGCTATGCAGCGTATAGTATCAGTTTAAAAACAATTCATACAAAAACTGGTGGTATTATTATGGTTGTGGCCGCGCTGGTTTCCTACTTTATTCAAACACCCTTTGTGTTTCCTGCTATTTTACTGGTGGCGGGCCTTGTAACAGCTTTGAAGTTTAAAAATCAGCCTAAAGAAATTAAGAAGAAAATTGAAATCCAGTGGTCTAATTTTCTTTTGTGGATTGGTGTGCTGGTTTTGGCTGCTGTATTGGGTGGAATTACCAAGGCTCGTCCTGTTTTGTTGTTTGAAAATTTCTATCGTAACGGAAGTCTTATTTTTGGAGGAGGCCAGGCCCTAACCCCCTTATTGTATACTGAATTTGTAAAGAAGGAATCTGAACCTAGAAGACGCGTTGAGTTTAGAAAAAAGGAATACCTGAATCATGATGAGTTTTTGTCGGGCTATGCGGTAGCACAATCTTTACCGGGCCCCGTATTTTCATTCAGTGCATTTATTGGATCGCTCTCTATGCGTGAATATGGCTTTGGTGGTGAGCTTATTGGTGCGCTAATGTCGGCAGCAGGAATATTTTTGCCGGGAACATTTTTGATATTTTTTGTAATACGCTTTTGGGATAGCCTGAAAAAGTACCGGGCTGTCCGTGCATCGCTGGAAGGGTTAACAGCTGCCAGCGCTGGGCTGGTGGCTGCGGCAGCTATTATTTTATTTCAGCCTCTTGACAATACGTTTATGAATTTTGCTTTTACGATTGGCACTTTTGGCATACTCGCCTTTACACGAATACCATCGCCTGTCATAATCATTTGCGGATTCTTATTGGGGTTTATACTTTAA
- a CDS encoding TonB family protein: MEPKKTEKADLTNKSWLFFNIGLVITLLIVVMAFEYGVKDDSDAKNLAKNQNIVEEILEVPPTEQPPPPPPKIQQPQIIEVPNEEEIKEEIKVEFDVEVTENTKVEEIVIAPVEEKEDVDQIFLVVEETATPKGGMGAFYKYVADKMKYPAQARRMGIEGKVFVEFVINRDGSITDVKAIKGIGAGCDEEAVRVVQSAPPWNPGKQRGKPVRQRYVVPITFKLG; the protein is encoded by the coding sequence ATGGAACCGAAAAAGACAGAAAAAGCAGATTTAACAAACAAATCCTGGTTGTTTTTCAACATTGGATTGGTGATAACCCTGCTTATTGTGGTAATGGCTTTTGAGTATGGGGTAAAGGATGACTCTGACGCAAAAAACCTGGCCAAAAACCAAAATATCGTTGAAGAAATATTAGAGGTGCCGCCTACGGAACAGCCACCGCCACCACCACCAAAAATCCAGCAACCCCAAATCATCGAAGTACCTAACGAAGAAGAAATCAAAGAAGAAATAAAGGTTGAGTTTGACGTTGAGGTAACGGAGAATACAAAGGTCGAAGAAATCGTTATTGCACCGGTTGAAGAAAAAGAAGACGTTGATCAAATCTTTTTGGTAGTGGAAGAAACCGCTACCCCGAAAGGAGGAATGGGTGCTTTTTATAAATATGTGGCCGATAAAATGAAATACCCGGCACAGGCACGCAGGATGGGCATTGAAGGAAAAGTTTTCGTAGAGTTCGTTATTAACCGCGATGGCTCCATTACGGATGTTAAAGCGATTAAAGGCATTGGTGCCGGTTGCGATGAAGAAGCTGTTCGCGTGGTGCAAAGTGCGCCCCCTTGGAACCCCGGTAAGCAACGTGGTAAGCCCGTTCGCCAACGCTATGTTGTTCCTATTACGTTTAAATTAGGTTAA
- a CDS encoding OsmC family protein: protein MTTLTTVYQGGLRTQSIHTRSGNVLVTDAPVDNNGKGEAFSPTDLVCTALSTCMLTTMGIWAAREGVDISGMHTEVLKIMSANPRKIAEIKVKLSQRDLVATADQKEKLKDIALHCPVALSLHDSVKQTVEFDF, encoded by the coding sequence ATGACAACATTAACTACAGTATATCAGGGAGGTTTACGCACACAATCTATCCACACCCGGTCGGGCAATGTGTTGGTAACAGATGCCCCCGTTGATAATAACGGCAAGGGCGAGGCCTTTAGTCCTACCGACCTGGTTTGTACGGCACTTAGTACCTGCATGCTAACCACCATGGGCATTTGGGCGGCCCGCGAAGGTGTGGATATTTCAGGTATGCACACGGAGGTCCTCAAAATAATGAGTGCCAATCCACGAAAAATAGCTGAGATAAAAGTGAAGCTTTCACAGCGGGACCTTGTGGCAACTGCGGACCAAAAAGAAAAGCTAAAGGACATTGCCCTACACTGCCCGGTAGCCCTTAGCCTGCACGATTCTGTTAAGCAGACGGTTGAATTTGACTTTTAA
- the ytxJ gene encoding bacillithiol system redox-active protein YtxJ, protein MQWTKLTDLQQLDEIRHESTEQKILIFKHSTRCSTSRAMLDRLERNWKEDEMQTVKPYFLDLLSYRQISNAIAEKFNVEHESPQVLIIQNGNAIYHASHTSINYSAIKET, encoded by the coding sequence ATGCAATGGACAAAACTGACTGATCTGCAACAACTGGATGAGATCCGTCACGAATCAACAGAACAAAAAATCCTGATCTTCAAACACAGCACCCGGTGTTCAACCAGCCGCGCTATGCTCGACCGACTGGAACGCAACTGGAAAGAAGATGAGATGCAAACTGTAAAACCTTATTTTCTCGACTTGCTAAGTTATCGCCAAATCTCTAACGCGATTGCCGAAAAATTCAACGTGGAGCATGAATCACCCCAGGTATTGATCATCCAGAATGGTAATGCAATTTATCATGCATCGCACACGAGTATCAACTACTCTGCCATCAAAGAAACTTAA
- a CDS encoding dehydrogenase E1 component subunit alpha/beta → MQFRHQDYSHSLLKSLYEAILRPRLIEEKMLILLRQNKISKWFSGIGQEAIAVGLTEALQKDEYILPMHRNLGVFTSRNMPFERLFAQWQGTMMGYTKGRDRSFHFGTNEHHIVGMISHLGPQNGVADGIALATKLKKEKKVTAVFNGDGGTSEGDFHEAVNVAAVWDLPVLFVIENNGYGLSTPSNEQFRCKSFVDKAIGYGIEGVQVDGNNILEVYSTVKKIAEDIRKNPRPVLLECITFRMRGHEEASGTKYVPQELMDTWAKKDPVENYEKFLLAESILDQKETDTIRKKIKKEIEAGLETAFAETHPEANTETETNDVYAPFTPTIASPSEKTSEKRFIDAISDGLRQSMERHSNLVLMGQDIADYGGVFKITDGFVKQFGKARVRNTPICESAILGAGLGLSIKGMKAMVEMQFADFVSEGITQIVNNLAKAHWRWGQNADVVVRMPTGAGTAAGPFHSQSNEAWFFHTPGLKVVYPSNPYDAKGLLCASIEDPNPVMYFEHKLLYRSIKEMVPDDYYTVEIGKAKLVSEGSDVSIITYGMGVHWAKELLESMPEVQADVLDLRTLLPWDKEAVQQTVKKTNRVLILHEDTLTGGIGAEISAWINEHYFQYLDAPVMRVASLDTAIPFAPTLEQNFLPKGRLKNKLTALLAF, encoded by the coding sequence ATGCAATTTAGGCATCAGGATTATTCTCATTCGCTTTTAAAATCTTTGTATGAAGCTATTCTTCGTCCACGGTTGATCGAAGAAAAAATGCTCATCCTGCTTCGGCAAAACAAAATCAGTAAATGGTTTAGTGGCATAGGCCAGGAAGCCATTGCGGTAGGGCTAACCGAAGCGCTCCAAAAAGATGAATACATCTTACCCATGCACCGCAACCTGGGTGTTTTCACTTCGCGCAACATGCCGTTCGAACGGTTGTTTGCGCAGTGGCAAGGAACCATGATGGGCTACACCAAAGGCCGCGACCGCTCCTTTCATTTCGGCACCAATGAACATCACATTGTCGGCATGATCTCACACCTGGGGCCACAAAATGGTGTTGCCGATGGCATTGCTTTGGCGACAAAACTGAAAAAGGAAAAGAAAGTAACCGCTGTGTTCAATGGCGATGGCGGAACCAGCGAGGGTGACTTTCACGAAGCAGTGAATGTTGCGGCCGTGTGGGACCTTCCTGTACTTTTTGTAATTGAAAATAATGGATACGGATTGTCCACGCCCAGCAACGAACAATTCAGGTGTAAAAGTTTTGTCGATAAAGCTATCGGGTATGGAATAGAGGGCGTTCAGGTAGATGGTAACAACATTCTTGAAGTCTACTCTACTGTAAAAAAAATCGCTGAAGACATTCGCAAAAATCCGAGGCCTGTATTGTTAGAGTGCATAACGTTCCGGATGCGTGGCCATGAAGAAGCCTCCGGTACGAAATACGTTCCGCAAGAACTGATGGACACCTGGGCGAAGAAAGATCCGGTAGAGAATTATGAAAAGTTTCTGTTGGCCGAAAGTATACTCGATCAAAAAGAAACCGATACCATCCGAAAAAAAATAAAAAAAGAAATTGAAGCCGGACTGGAAACAGCTTTTGCCGAAACACATCCGGAAGCAAACACAGAAACAGAAACAAATGATGTGTATGCTCCGTTTACACCAACCATTGCATCGCCCTCCGAGAAAACTTCCGAGAAAAGATTTATTGATGCCATAAGCGATGGACTTCGGCAAAGCATGGAGCGCCACTCAAACCTGGTGTTGATGGGACAAGACATTGCCGACTACGGTGGTGTGTTTAAAATTACCGATGGCTTTGTGAAACAATTTGGCAAAGCGCGTGTGCGCAACACACCCATATGTGAGTCGGCTATTTTGGGTGCCGGACTTGGTCTTTCCATTAAAGGCATGAAGGCCATGGTAGAAATGCAGTTTGCCGATTTCGTGTCGGAAGGCATCACACAAATTGTAAACAACCTGGCCAAGGCTCATTGGCGATGGGGACAAAATGCCGATGTGGTAGTGCGCATGCCCACCGGTGCCGGCACCGCAGCGGGACCGTTTCATTCGCAAAGCAACGAAGCCTGGTTTTTTCACACCCCCGGTTTAAAAGTGGTTTATCCTTCCAACCCCTATGATGCAAAAGGATTGCTCTGCGCCTCAATCGAAGATCCAAACCCGGTAATGTATTTTGAACACAAATTGTTGTACCGTTCCATCAAAGAAATGGTACCCGATGATTACTATACCGTTGAAATCGGAAAGGCTAAGTTGGTAAGCGAAGGCAGTGATGTTTCCATTATCACTTACGGCATGGGCGTACACTGGGCAAAAGAACTACTGGAAAGCATGCCCGAAGTTCAAGCGGATGTACTCGACCTGCGTACACTACTGCCATGGGATAAAGAAGCCGTACAACAAACCGTAAAGAAAACCAATCGTGTACTCATCCTTCATGAAGACACCCTAACCGGTGGTATCGGTGCGGAAATCAGTGCATGGATTAACGAGCACTACTTCCAATACCTGGATGCGCCCGTGATGCGCGTGGCTAGCCTCGACACAGCCATTCCTTTTGCACCAACACTTGAACAAAATTTTCTGCCCAAAGGCCGTTTAAAAAACAAGCTAACAGCATTATTGGCGTTTTAA
- a CDS encoding PIN domain-containing protein, protein MERVFVDTDVVLDLLGERQPFYKSSAQLFSKADKGEINVFVSSLSFANMHYVLRKKFPDREARKILSGFKVLVSVLPVNDKIIDLALASNFSDFEDAVQYYTASEGNMKALITRNLKDYRQAKIPVMTADTYLRSI, encoded by the coding sequence ATGGAGCGCGTTTTTGTTGATACCGATGTGGTATTGGATTTACTGGGCGAACGCCAGCCATTTTACAAATCTTCAGCGCAGTTGTTTTCAAAAGCCGACAAGGGTGAGATCAACGTATTTGTTTCGTCACTAAGTTTTGCAAACATGCACTATGTTCTGCGGAAAAAATTCCCGGACCGCGAGGCGAGGAAAATTCTATCCGGGTTTAAGGTGTTGGTTTCGGTACTTCCGGTAAATGATAAAATTATTGATTTAGCGTTAGCATCAAATTTTTCAGACTTTGAAGATGCCGTTCAGTATTATACTGCCTCTGAAGGCAACATGAAGGCCTTGATTACACGAAACCTGAAGGATTACCGCCAGGCTAAAATTCCAGTGATGACCGCAGATACCTATCTGAGAAGCATTTAA
- a CDS encoding insulinase family protein: MISFQEFTLANGLHVIVHEDPTVQIAVMNILYDVGSRDEREDKTGFAHLFEHLMFGGSVNIPNYDEPLQRVGGENNAFTNTDITNYYLTVPAANLETGFWLESDRMLSLSFDPNVLEVQRKVVIEEFKQRYLNQPYGDVWLKLRPLAYQVHPYKWATIGKEISHIENATMDDVKDFFFTHYVPNNAILVVAGNVKVDQVKALAEKWFGPIPSGKKRERKLPAEPLQSKKRLLEVEAKVPANAFYKMFHMPGRFHDDYFTVDLLSDVLGRGQSSRLYSKLVKEQEIFTSLSSFVMGTIDPGLLVINGRLKDGVSFNKAEEEVNKIINDVLQNGIDQEELQKVKNQAETTFEFDEVEVMNRAMNLAFASLSGDTNRVNTERKKLNGITVEDVQRTASDILKEENSSVMYYKATLN; encoded by the coding sequence ATGATTTCTTTCCAGGAATTTACTTTAGCAAACGGCCTTCATGTAATCGTACATGAAGACCCAACGGTACAAATCGCGGTGATGAATATTCTGTACGATGTGGGCTCACGCGATGAACGCGAAGACAAGACCGGTTTTGCCCACTTATTTGAACACCTTATGTTCGGGGGCTCTGTTAATATCCCTAACTATGATGAGCCGCTACAGCGGGTGGGCGGAGAAAATAATGCCTTTACCAATACCGACATTACCAATTATTATTTAACCGTACCCGCGGCCAACCTGGAAACAGGATTTTGGCTGGAGAGTGACCGCATGCTGAGTTTATCATTCGATCCGAACGTGTTGGAAGTGCAGCGTAAAGTGGTGATTGAGGAATTTAAACAACGCTATTTGAATCAACCTTATGGCGATGTGTGGCTGAAACTCCGGCCTTTAGCCTATCAGGTTCATCCCTACAAATGGGCAACCATCGGAAAGGAAATCAGCCATATTGAAAATGCTACGATGGATGACGTAAAGGACTTTTTCTTCACCCATTATGTTCCCAACAATGCCATATTGGTGGTAGCGGGTAATGTTAAGGTTGATCAGGTAAAAGCGCTGGCCGAAAAATGGTTTGGCCCGATACCGTCCGGTAAGAAGCGTGAAAGGAAATTGCCTGCAGAACCGCTACAATCAAAAAAGCGATTGCTTGAAGTTGAAGCCAAGGTGCCTGCTAATGCTTTTTACAAAATGTTCCACATGCCCGGCCGGTTTCATGATGATTATTTTACGGTTGATTTGTTAAGTGATGTATTGGGGAGAGGGCAATCAAGCCGGTTGTATAGTAAATTGGTAAAGGAGCAGGAAATTTTTACATCGTTATCGTCCTTTGTGATGGGTACCATTGATCCTGGATTGCTGGTGATTAATGGTCGTTTGAAAGACGGTGTTTCTTTTAATAAAGCCGAAGAAGAAGTGAATAAGATTATCAATGACGTTCTGCAAAACGGTATTGATCAAGAAGAGCTTCAGAAAGTAAAGAACCAGGCTGAAACAACTTTTGAGTTTGATGAGGTGGAGGTAATGAACCGTGCCATGAACCTGGCGTTCGCCTCGTTATCGGGTGACACCAATCGTGTTAATACGGAGCGTAAAAAATTAAATGGTATTACGGTTGAGGATGTTCAGCGCACGGCATCGGATATCCTGAAGGAAGAGAATTCAAGTGTAATGTATTACAAGGCAACACTAAACTAA
- the ispF gene encoding 2-C-methyl-D-erythritol 2,4-cyclodiphosphate synthase codes for MKIRVGLGFDVHQLEEGRDFWLGGIKLPSTKGATGHSDADVLIHAICDALLGAANLRDIGFHFSNSDARWSGMDSKFFLKEVTRMLEERGWKIGNVDCTICLEHPKINRHIDEMKKTLAPLMNVQEEDVSIKATTNEKLGYVGRDEGVNAYAVALITRDS; via the coding sequence ATGAAAATTCGGGTGGGGTTAGGTTTTGATGTGCATCAGTTGGAAGAGGGTCGCGACTTTTGGTTAGGGGGTATAAAACTTCCGTCAACGAAGGGTGCTACGGGTCATTCCGATGCCGATGTTTTGATTCACGCCATTTGCGATGCATTGCTGGGCGCTGCGAACCTGCGGGACATTGGCTTTCACTTTTCGAACAGCGATGCGCGTTGGAGTGGCATGGACAGTAAATTTTTCCTAAAAGAGGTAACGCGCATGCTGGAAGAACGCGGATGGAAAATTGGTAATGTGGATTGCACCATTTGCCTGGAGCACCCCAAGATCAATCGGCATATTGACGAGATGAAGAAGACATTAGCGCCTCTTATGAATGTTCAGGAAGAGGACGTATCCATAAAAGCGACCACCAATGAAAAGCTGGGGTATGTTGGCCGTGATGAAGGCGTAAATGCGTATGCCGTAGCGCTGATCACGAGGGATTCTTAA